AAATCGACATTCAAAACCCTCACCACATTTTGAGGGCAATGGATCCTGTGTCAATGAATTGGTTTCTGGGGTATGTTTGAAGGAAGAGgctttgaaagagaaagagccAGTTGAGACAGCTGAGTCTTCTGAACCAAGATTGTTGAGTCCTGAAGTAGAtttaaaggaagaaggaacTCCTGTGAATAAGTTGGCACAGGGGTCTGGTTTGGATTCTACCCCTGGTAAggatatagaagaagaaaactcaaCAGCAACCAACACGACACCCCCTGTTCAGGCTTCAATATCTCCAGAGATCCAATGTGAGTCATTTGTGGTTTCAACACCTACTTGTTTTGGAGCTGGTCATGTTCTTTCTGGGGTAACTGACAAGAGGAAATGTAGGCCTAGAGGGTTCCTCACTGTAGGAGATGATACGGTGTTTTGTAAAGATGGGGCTTTTGATGGCCTTGATAATAGTAATGATGCGGGGCATCTCAAtatttctagggtttctttGGTTCCTGTACCTGCTGAAGCTTCAGTGCAATGGTTCTTGCCCCCCTGTGATGAGGAGGGAGAGGATCACAAGGGCAGTTCTAGAAAAAGCTCACCTGAATCTGGGAGGTTTCTGGGATTTTCCTCAATCCATTCCCCGTCTTCATCTTGCTCTCGTCATGGGTTTTCTTCGGATATTTGTAGTATCAGTAACAATGCAAGTACTGCTACAACTACAACTATCTATGGTAGAGGGAAGAGGAGACCTTCATTGGTTTCTCCAATTGGTTGTTCTTCATCATGTACGCCTGTGCCTTCTTCTACTACATCTAATCACAAGGATGGTTTACCGCCAGAAGAGAGAAGATACCGGTATGATATAGGAAGAGAGAATTCTCCATTCTCTTGGGACTCTTTGGGTAGTGGAAATGTGATGTGTACACCAGAGTCAGATTCAAGCCCAGATATTATTCGGTTTGGATTGTCTTGGTTGGACGGGGACAATCATCAAGAGCATCAACTTGAACTTAATTCGGTGGTGGACTGTTTGCACAACACACATTTGTCTCCCAAAGTCAATCATCAATGTGGGG
This Telopea speciosissima isolate NSW1024214 ecotype Mountain lineage unplaced genomic scaffold, Tspe_v1 Tspe_v1.0354, whole genome shotgun sequence DNA region includes the following protein-coding sequences:
- the LOC122647999 gene encoding uncharacterized protein LOC122647999, with translation MSRVSKLVKKSCNGSEGFELKSERKKKPSSRNPLKDLNSINSSSSSLSIEAPRGCLSFVLSNSSSKTPLHRPKNLPQTPKSAPNPGHSHCRPKPPTKQLPCGGAISGNLEKPKRTSCLYQWQNNKKRSFRANRHSKPSPHFEGNGSCVNELVSGVCLKEEALKEKEPVETAESSEPRLLSPEVDLKEEGTPVNKLAQGSGLDSTPGKDIEEENSTATNTTPPVQASISPEIQCESFVVSTPTCFGAGHVLSGVTDKRKCRPRGFLTVGDDTVFCKDGAFDGLDNSNDAGHLNISRVSLVPVPAEASVQWFLPPCDEEGEDHKGSSRKSSPESGRFLGFSSIHSPSSSCSRHGFSSDICSISNNASTATTTTIYGRGKRRPSLVSPIGCSSSCTPVPSSTTSNHKDGLPPEERRYRYDIGRENSPFSWDSLGSGNVMCTPESDSSPDIIRFGLSWLDGDNHQEHQLELNSVVDCLHNTHLSPKVNHQCGVLLMFHHCLLRVPASHTQLHL